DNA from Acidobacteriota bacterium:
GCCGCGGCCGGAGCCGCTGCGCGGGGCCGCCTTTTCGCCGAACTCGCCGCCCATCGCGACCGCCGTGCGCATGAACCAGGTCACCCCTTCCTGCATCGACATCTCGACCAGTTGGCCCTTGCCGGTGCGCAGCTTGTTGGCGTGCGCCGCGCACAGCGCCAGGGCCATCAGCACACCGGTGCCGCAGTCGCCGATCGTCGTGCCAGGGCGAAGCGGCGGCCCGTCCGGGTCGCCGGTGATCGACATCGCGCCTCCGGCGGCCTGGGCGACCGGGTCGAAGCACTTGTAGTCGCTGTAGGGCCCGCTGTTGCCGAACCCCTTGATCCGGCCGTAGATCACCTCGGGGTGGACCTCACGCACCGAGTCGTAGTCGAGGCGCAGCTTCTCGACCACGCCGGGACCGAAGTTCTCTACCAGGATGTCGAACCGGGGTGCGAGCTTCAGCAGCAGTCCGCGGCCCTCGTCCGTGGCGAGATTGATCGCGATGCTGCGCTTGTTGCTGTTCCAGTTGAGGAAGTACTCGGAGTCGTCCGTGCTGCGTCCACCAGCCAGACCGCGCCCCGGATCGCCGGTGCCGGGACGCTCCACCTTGACCACGTCGGCGCCCAGCCAGGCCAGGGCCTGGGTACAGGACGTACCGGCTTCGTACTGCGTCAGATCGAGAATGCGCAGACCGTCGAGTGCTGGCATGGTTGCCCTCCTGGCTGTGCGTTGCGCGCGCAACGATAACCGGTAGGGGCCGCCAGGCACATCCGTGGGTTGCGGGTTGTTGATCGGTGGGCGAATGCCGCCCGCTGGCCGAGTCGCAGGAGCGAAGCAGCGAGGCCCAAGGTGGGCGACGAATCGAGAGATCGCGCGGATATCGCGAAAAAGATCCGAGTTAGGTCTGAAAGATCACACTTAGCGGTTATCGTCGCCTTCCGATGATCCGTTTCGATTCCGTGATCGTGGGAAGCGGTTTCGGCGGTGCCGTCGCCGCGTGCCGGTTGGCACAGGCCGGCGAACGAGTGCTGGTCCTGGAGCGCGGCCGTCGCTGGAACGAGAGGACCTACCCCAGCGTGACGGGGCGGAACTGGACGTTCGATGTCGACGAGCCGGAGCGCCAGAACGGCTGGATGGACATCCGGTGGTTCAAGGACATGGCGGTCGTGCAGGGGGCGGGCGTCGGCGGCGGCTCCCTGATCTACGCGAACGTGAGCGTGGCGCCTCCGCCGGCGACGTTCGATCGGGGCTGGCCTCGGGTCATCGACTGGAACGAACTCGCGCCCTTCGTCGACCGAGTCGGCGAGATGCTGGAGGTGGCCACGATTCCGGAAACGCAGCGCACCAAGCGATGGGGGTTCGTGGAGCGAGGCGCGCGGAAGCTTGGCCACTCGGATCGATTCAGTTCCCTGCCGCTCGCGGTGCGGTTCGACGCCGACTACGATCCCCGCCGCCTGGACGACCCGCAGGACGAGCGCCACGCGGTCACCCGCGTGAACGTGGCCGGTGTGGAGCAGGGGACCTGCGTTCACCTCGGTGAATGCGACATGGGTTGCCGCGTGAAGGCCAAGAACACGCTCGACCTCAACTATCTGGCGATTGCGACGGCGAACGGCGCGGAGATCCGGCCGCTGCACCTCGTTTCGCGCGTCGAACCGTCCGGCGCGGGTTGGCGCGTCCTGTACGACGAGATCGGCGGCGGGTCCCGCAGGTCCAGTTCGGTCGAGGCGAAGCGGGTCGTCCTGGCGGCCGGCTCGCTCGGTTCGACCGAGATCATGCTTCGGTCCCGCTTGGCCGGCGTGAGTGCGAAGCTGGGCCACGGCTGGTCCGCGAACGGGGACTTCCTGACGCCGGCGCTCTCGGAGGAGGACGCGGATCCCACGGTCGGGCCGACGATCAGTGCCTGCATCGATCACACGGACGGCGCCGAGTACGGCGAACACATCTTCATCCAGGACGGCGGAATGCCGAACCTCCTTCGCACCAGCGTCGGGAGCTGGCATAGCCGCCTGCCGAAACGATGGCAGAGGCGGATCCAGCCGCTCAAGGACTGGGCGGACGAGACCGGACCGCTGGACAACTTCATGCCGTGGTTCGCGCAGGGCATCGACGCTTCCGACGGGAGACTGCACATGCGACGACGGTGGTTGGGGCTATTCGGTCCTCAGCGTCTGACGCTCGACTGGGACATCGCCCACTCCGAGTCGACGATCGAAGCGATCGTCAAGGCGCACAGCGAACTGGCGAAGGCCACGGACGGCCAGCCGCTCGTGGCGCCGACCTGGACCTTCTTCCGCGACCTGATCACGCCGCATCCCCTCGGCGGTTGCAATATGGCGGACGACCAGGACCGCGGCGTGGTGGACCATGCCGGGCGGGTGTTCGGCGCGAAGGGCCTTTGCGTCGCCGACGGCTCGATCGTTCCCCGGGCGATCGGCCGCAACCCGTCACGCACCATCGCGGCGCTGGCCGAACGCGCCGTGGAGCACTGGCTGGCGGACTGAGGAGCGTCATGCGAGCGTTGATCATGGCCGGCGGCGGCATGAAGGTGGGCTTCCAGGCTGGCGTCCTGCAGGTCTGGCTGGACGAGGCGGACATCGCCTTCGACCACGCGGACGGCGCCAGCGGCGGGTGCTTCAATCTCGCCATGTACTGCGAGGGGCGCAGCGGAACCGAGATCGCGGACGCCTGGCGCGACATCGAACCTCTCGGTTCGGTCGACGTAGACATGGGCGACTTGCTGACCGGTCAGGCGCTGATGAGCATGGACGGGTTCCGCGACAACGTGCTGCGCGAGGGGTGGAGCCTGGACTGGGACGCGATTCGCGGATCGTCCCGACTGGGCACGTTCAATCTCTGCAACTTCAGCCGCCAACGTCTTGAGGTCGTCGAGCAGTCGGAGATGGACGAGGACCGGCTTGTGTCGGCTGTCTCGCTACCGATGTGGTTCCCACCCGTGGAGATCGACGGCGACGACTACATCGACGCCGTGTACCTGACCGACGGCAACCTGGAAGAGGCGATTCGCCGCGGGGCGGACGAGATCTGGGCGATCTGGACCGTGAGCCGGGCCGCCAGGTGGCGCAGGGGATTCGTGAACCAGTACTTCCAGATCGTCGAGATAGCCGCCAACGGCAGGTTCTTCGACACCTGGAACCGCATCACGGAGAACAACCAGGCCATTGCCGAGGGCGACGAGGGCGAGTTCGGCCGGCACATCGAGCAGAAGCTCTTGCAGGCGGAAGTGCCGGTCCATTACCTGCTCAACGTCTCGGCCGACCGCATGGCGGAGTCGGTCAACGCCGGCGTCCTGACGGCCCGGGAGTGGTGCCGGGAACACGGCGTGCCTCTTCGCGACGGTGCGCCCGTCGTCGCGCCGACGCCGGTGGAGGAACGAAGTGGCATTTCGTTCACCGAGACGATGAAGGGCCATCTTGCCCGGGTAGAGACGGACCCGGTTCTAGGCGAGCAGTCGCAACGCCGGGAGGCGGCGAGTTTCGAACTGACGATCACAGTGGACGACATCGACGTGTTCGTCCGGCACCCGGACCATGGCGCCCGGGCCACTGGGTGGGTGGAGGTCCCCTCCCTGGGCGGTCGGCGCCCCGTGGAACACGGGACGTTCCAGCTCTTCGTGGACGATGCCGACCCGGAGGCCAAGCGGATGCTCTACCGGCTGTGGTTCCTCGATGCACTCGGCGCCGAGTTCACGCTCCTGGGGGAGAAGATCGTCCGGGACGATCCTGGTTTCGATCTCTGGGACGACACCACGACGCTCTACGTGAGGATCGTGGAAGGTCAGGTCGATGGGAGCGGCGAGGCCGAAGGCCATATGTGGGGCGCGGGCGTGCTGCACATCCGCACGGTCGACTTTCTCAGGCAGTTGTCGACCATGCGCGCCACCGGTCCTGATCTGAAGGCGCAGACCAGCGCCATGGTCAGGTTTGGAAGACTGTTCCTCGGGAAGCTCTGGGACAGCTACGGCAGCCGCATCCTGCCGTTCGGCCCGGCGTAGCGGCGGTTCCCGGAGCAAGCGTGGAACGCTCGGAGACTCCGGCGTGAGCAAAGCCCGTATCGCAACGCTCTGGCTGCCCTTGGTCGGTCTCTTCCCGTCCTTCCTGGCACTCGCCGTGATCGAGAGCCATGTCCACCCCCGAATGGTCGAGTACTGGGTAGGAGACCTGGTCCGGGACCTCGGCTCGAACGCCCGGTTCGCGCAGGGACTCTTCGTGACTTCCACCGTGGTGGCCTGCTACATCGCCGTTTGCTGCGCGCTCCTTGCGTACTTCTGCCTCGGCATTGCGCGCAGTTCCCTGCCGCGGGCCAGGAAGAAGGAACTGGCCTGGACGGCGGTCGTACTCTGGATCGGTTTCCACGGCCTGCTCTACGGCCTGACATTTCTCGACCTGCAACTCTTCGACATCGCCTACGGGGCGCTCGTGCAGGTCTATGGGGCAGCGGGATCTCCCGTCACGGAATCCATGACGGGGCCGATGGTGATTCCGTTCCTGTCCCGCCATCTCCTGTCGGTCCTTATCCCAACGGCGATGGCGGTTGCGGCGGTGTGCGCCGGGTCATGCCATGCGGTCGCCGTCGTGGAATCAGCGGGGCCAGACGAGGGCGACGCGGCCAAGGCGACGACCAGCCTCCTTCACAGCCTGATGGCCATGAGCGGCCTTCTCGTCGCCAGTTCGGTGCTCATCACGGTGTACTTCCACTTGCCCGCCACGCTGTACGCGTCCAGCGAAGCCGCCTCCGCGTATCGGGATTTCGCCGGCGCGCTCAGTGCCTTCTGGGGCGCAATCCTCACCTTGACGCTCGTGGCCGTCTACGTTCCGCCCGCGGTCGGTCTGCGATCGCTTGCCGGCGTCCCGCTCTCACAACTGCTGAACACAGGGCTGGACCGCACATCGGTGTTCCTCGGTTCGCTGAAGAAGTCCGAAGCGGTTGTCGCGGCGCTCGCCCCCTTCCTGGCATCGCTCGTGGCGAACATTCTCTGACGTGGAGGAGGATCGTTGCCGCGGCAGTTTCCGCCGAGCGCCGGTCGGTAGAATCGCCCCCGATGGCCGAGCCCGCCCATGCAGCGCGAATGACGGCGCTTGAGGAACCGCGCGACCGCGGGTAGCCGGAGGCACTCGGATGCAGGTCGCAGGACGTTTCGTCCTCGGGGTTCAGGTCGCGGTTTCGGTCGCCTTCCTGGCGACCCTGTCGTCGCCGGGAACCGCGCAGGATGAGAGCGGAATGGTCGAGTGGCCCGCGTTCGGCAACGGCCCCGACAACACGAAGTACTCGTTGCTCGATCAGATCGACCGGTCGAACTTCCACGACCTCCAGGTGGTTTGGGAATGGGAGTCCCCGTCGACCGCCGTCGCCGAAGCGAACCGGGCGGTCAGGACGGGCCAGTTCAAACCGGTCCCGATCATGCTGGACGGCGTGCTCTACGTCGCCACGGAGGTCTCCCAGGCCGCGGCCATCGACGCGGCCAGCGGCGAGACGCTCTGTTCCTACGATCCCGAGTCCTGGCGCGCCGGCCGGCCGGCGAACATCGGCTTCCAGCATCGCGGCGTGGCCGCGTGGCGCGGTCCGGTCGAACAGGATGGCCGCAGTCGTGACGAGATCAGGGTCTTCCTGCCCACGCATGACCGGCGGCTGATCGCGCTCGACGGTGTAACCGGGGAGCCCGTCGGCAGCTTCGGGGCGAGCGGTCAGGTCGACCTGCTGGCGGAGCGGGGCATGGTGGACTTCGGACGCCGGGTCAACCCGCGCGCCATCACCCACAGTTCGCCCCCGGCCGTGGTTGGCGACACGGTCGTCGTCGGCTCGGTGGTCAGCGACGGACCCTTGCGCCAGGCCGCGCCGCCGGGTCACGTCCGCGGCTACGACGTGCGCACCGGCGAGCTGAAGTGGATTTTCCACACCATCCCGCAGGAGGGCGAGGTCGGAGTCGACACCTGGGAGAACGGCTCCTGGAAGTACAGCGGCAACACCAACGTCTGGAACATGATCACGGTGGACGAAGAGCTGGGCTACGTCTACCTGCCGGTGTCGACGCCGACCAACGACTTCTACGGGGGCCACCGGCTGGGCGACAACCTGTTCGCCGAGAGCATCGTTTGCCTGGACGCAGACACCGGCGAGCGGGTGTGGCACTTCCAGGCCGTCCACCACGGGCTCTGGGACTACGACTTTCCGACGCCGCCGCAGCTCGTGGACATCACGGTGGACGGCCGCGAGATCAAGGCTCTCGCGCAAGTCTCCAAGCAGGCGTTCACCTACGTGTTCGACCGGGTGACCGGGGAAGAAGTGTGGCCGATCGAGGAACGGCCGGTGCCGGAGTCCGACGTCCCGGGCGAACGCGCGTCGCCGACCCAGCCGTTTCCGACGAAGCCGCCGCCATTCGACCGCCAGGGGGTCAGCGAGGATGACCTGATCGATCTGACGCCGGAGCTGTTGGCCGAGGCGAAGAAGATCGCGTCCGGCTTCCGCATGGGGCCGCTCTTCACGCCGCCGAGCACGGGTAGCGGCGTTCTCATGCTGCCGAGCGCCGGCGGCGGGGCGAACTGGCCGGGGGCGGCGGTCGATCCGGAAACCGGTGTGCTCTACGTGCCGTCGTCGACGTCGATCAGCGTCCATCCACTGAGCAAGCCCGATCCCGCGCGCTCGAACCTGAACTACGTCGGCTCCTTCTTCGCCCCCACCGGTAGCCCGGGAGGATTGCCGCTGGTCAAGCCGCCCTGGGGCAGGGTGACCGCGATCGATCTGAACACCGGCGAGCACATTTGGATGACGCCGAACGGCCACGGCCCGAAGGAGCACCCGGCTCTCGCCGGCCTCGACCTGCCGTTGCTCGGCGGAGGCAGCGGAGCGCCCCTGCTCACGAAGTCGCTGCTCTTCGTCACCCAGCGGCGGGGACGGGGCGAGGACAACTCGCCACGCCTCAACGTCTTCGACAAGGGGACGGGGGAGCTGCTGGGCCATGTACCGCTGCCGGATACGCCGCACGCGAACCCCATCACCTACATGGTGGAGGGCAGGCAGTACATCGTCGTCGCGGTGGGAGGCGGTTCGTTCTTCGCCGATCTCGGCGAAATCGCGGAGGATCCCGGCCTGAACTTCAGCGAGGAGCAGATCGCGGCACTGGCGGCCCGGAAGACGACGCCGAAGCTGGTCGCGCTGGCCCTGCCGTGACCTTTCCCTCGTAGCAATGATCGACGCCGACGTTCACATTCCCAATCCGCGCCTTCGGGACCTGTACCCCCTGCTGCCGGAGCACTGGGTCGAGCACTTCAACAACACGGTGGACAAGGGGGCCTCCCAGGAGTACTACCCGCCGCGCTCGCCCGTCGCCGGCAGTCGCGGCGGCCTGGCGGAACTCCGGGAGGCCGTCTTCGAGCAGGGCGGCGCCGAGTTGGCGATCTCGAGTTGTCTCTACGCGGTCGACAGCATCCACAATCCGGACGTCGCCGCGGCGCTCGCGACCGCCACGAACGACTGGCAGTCCCGGGAGTGGCTGGAGC
Protein-coding regions in this window:
- a CDS encoding GMC family oxidoreductase is translated as MIRFDSVIVGSGFGGAVAACRLAQAGERVLVLERGRRWNERTYPSVTGRNWTFDVDEPERQNGWMDIRWFKDMAVVQGAGVGGGSLIYANVSVAPPPATFDRGWPRVIDWNELAPFVDRVGEMLEVATIPETQRTKRWGFVERGARKLGHSDRFSSLPLAVRFDADYDPRRLDDPQDERHAVTRVNVAGVEQGTCVHLGECDMGCRVKAKNTLDLNYLAIATANGAEIRPLHLVSRVEPSGAGWRVLYDEIGGGSRRSSSVEAKRVVLAAGSLGSTEIMLRSRLAGVSAKLGHGWSANGDFLTPALSEEDADPTVGPTISACIDHTDGAEYGEHIFIQDGGMPNLLRTSVGSWHSRLPKRWQRRIQPLKDWADETGPLDNFMPWFAQGIDASDGRLHMRRRWLGLFGPQRLTLDWDIAHSESTIEAIVKAHSELAKATDGQPLVAPTWTFFRDLITPHPLGGCNMADDQDRGVVDHAGRVFGAKGLCVADGSIVPRAIGRNPSRTIAALAERAVEHWLAD
- a CDS encoding CoA transferase is translated as MPALDGLRILDLTQYEAGTSCTQALAWLGADVVKVERPGTGDPGRGLAGGRSTDDSEYFLNWNSNKRSIAINLATDEGRGLLLKLAPRFDILVENFGPGVVEKLRLDYDSVREVHPEVIYGRIKGFGNSGPYSDYKCFDPVAQAAGGAMSITGDPDGPPLRPGTTIGDCGTGVLMALALCAAHANKLRTGKGQLVEMSMQEGVTWFMRTAVAMGGEFGEKAAPRSGSGRGAMMNMYPCKPFGPNDYVYMLVVNDRMWQALCEAIDRRDLADDERYTTPKLRHENADELFEVIAEWTGHRTKHEAMAILGAAGVPASAVLDTLDLFSDPHLTERGFVRTVEHEIRGPVRVLGSPMNLSDSQVEIEAAPLLGRHTDSVLADELNLSQPEIDRLRADGVLGAVPAPATDGQETATR
- a CDS encoding patatin-like phospholipase family protein — its product is MRALIMAGGGMKVGFQAGVLQVWLDEADIAFDHADGASGGCFNLAMYCEGRSGTEIADAWRDIEPLGSVDVDMGDLLTGQALMSMDGFRDNVLREGWSLDWDAIRGSSRLGTFNLCNFSRQRLEVVEQSEMDEDRLVSAVSLPMWFPPVEIDGDDYIDAVYLTDGNLEEAIRRGADEIWAIWTVSRAARWRRGFVNQYFQIVEIAANGRFFDTWNRITENNQAIAEGDEGEFGRHIEQKLLQAEVPVHYLLNVSADRMAESVNAGVLTAREWCREHGVPLRDGAPVVAPTPVEERSGISFTETMKGHLARVETDPVLGEQSQRREAASFELTITVDDIDVFVRHPDHGARATGWVEVPSLGGRRPVEHGTFQLFVDDADPEAKRMLYRLWFLDALGAEFTLLGEKIVRDDPGFDLWDDTTTLYVRIVEGQVDGSGEAEGHMWGAGVLHIRTVDFLRQLSTMRATGPDLKAQTSAMVRFGRLFLGKLWDSYGSRILPFGPA
- a CDS encoding PQQ-binding-like beta-propeller repeat protein; protein product: MQVAGRFVLGVQVAVSVAFLATLSSPGTAQDESGMVEWPAFGNGPDNTKYSLLDQIDRSNFHDLQVVWEWESPSTAVAEANRAVRTGQFKPVPIMLDGVLYVATEVSQAAAIDAASGETLCSYDPESWRAGRPANIGFQHRGVAAWRGPVEQDGRSRDEIRVFLPTHDRRLIALDGVTGEPVGSFGASGQVDLLAERGMVDFGRRVNPRAITHSSPPAVVGDTVVVGSVVSDGPLRQAAPPGHVRGYDVRTGELKWIFHTIPQEGEVGVDTWENGSWKYSGNTNVWNMITVDEELGYVYLPVSTPTNDFYGGHRLGDNLFAESIVCLDADTGERVWHFQAVHHGLWDYDFPTPPQLVDITVDGREIKALAQVSKQAFTYVFDRVTGEEVWPIEERPVPESDVPGERASPTQPFPTKPPPFDRQGVSEDDLIDLTPELLAEAKKIASGFRMGPLFTPPSTGSGVLMLPSAGGGANWPGAAVDPETGVLYVPSSTSISVHPLSKPDPARSNLNYVGSFFAPTGSPGGLPLVKPPWGRVTAIDLNTGEHIWMTPNGHGPKEHPALAGLDLPLLGGGSGAPLLTKSLLFVTQRRGRGEDNSPRLNVFDKGTGELLGHVPLPDTPHANPITYMVEGRQYIVVAVGGGSFFADLGEIAEDPGLNFSEEQIAALAARKTTPKLVALALP